The Homo sapiens chromosome 6 genomic scaffold, GRCh38.p14 alternate locus group ALT_REF_LOCI_7 HSCHR6_MHC_SSTO_CTG1 genome includes a region encoding these proteins:
- the OR2J2 gene encoding olfactory receptor 2J2 (The RefSeq protein has 4 substitutions compared to this genomic sequence): MMIKKNASSEDFFILLGFSNWPQLEVVLFVVILIFYLMTLTGNLFIIILSYVDSHLHTPMYFFLSNLSFLDLCYTTSSIPQLLVNLRGPEKTISYAGCMVQLYFVLALGITECVLLVVMSYDRYVAVCRPLHYTVLMHPRFCHLLVAASWVIGFTISALHSSFTFWVPLCGHRLVDHFFCEVPALLRLSCVDTHANELTLMVMSSIFVLIPLILILTTYGAIARAVLSMQSTTGLQKVFRTCGAHLMVVSLFFIPVMCMYLQPPSENSPDQGKFIALFYTVVTPSLNPLIYTLRNKHVKGAAKRLLGWEWGK, from the coding sequence atgatgattaaaaaaaatgcaagttcGGAAGACTTCTTTATTCTACTTGGATTTTCTAATTGGCCTCAGCTGGAAGTAGTTCTCTTTGTGGTTATCTTGATCTTCTACCTGATGACACTGACAGGAAACCTGTTCATCATCATCCTGTCATACGTGGACTCCCATCTCCACACACCAATGTACTTCTTCCTTTCAAACCTCTCATTTCTGGATCTCTGCCACACCACCAGCTCTATCCCTCAGTTGCTGGTGAATCTCCGGGGCCCGGAAAAGACCATCTCGTATGCTGGTTGCATGGTTCAACTTTACTTTGTTCTTGCACTGGGAATCGCAGAGTGTGTCCTACTGGTGGTGATGTCGTATGATCGTTATGTAGCTGTGTGTAGACCTTTGCATTACACTGTCCTCATGCACCCTCGTTTCTGCCACTTGTTGGCTGCGGCTTCTTGGGTAATTGGTTTTACTATCTCAGCACTTCATTCCTCCTTTACTTTCTGGGTACCCCTTTGTGGACATCGCCTAGTGGATCACTTCTTCTGTGAAGTTCCAGCACTTCTGCGTTTATCATGTGTTGACACCCATGCAAATGAGCTGACCCTCATGGTCATGAGCTCCATTTTTGTTCTCATACCTCTCATTCTGATTCTCACTGCCTATGGTGCCATTGCCCGGGCTGTACTGAGCATGCAATCAACCACTGGGCTTCAGAAAGTGTTTAGGACATGTGGAGCCCATCTTATGGttgtatctctctttttcattCCAGTCATGTGCATGTATCTCCAGCCACCATCAGAAAATTCTCCTGATCAGGGCAAGTTCATTGCCCTCTTTTATACTGTTGTCACACCGAGTCTTAATCCTCTAATCTACACTCTCAGAAACAAGCATGTAAAAGGGGCAGCGAAGAGActattggggtgggagtgggggaagtGA